Proteins co-encoded in one Pseudochaenichthys georgianus chromosome 22, fPseGeo1.2, whole genome shotgun sequence genomic window:
- the mtres1 gene encoding mitochondrial transcription rescue factor 1 isoform X1, with protein MSSSTKQRQPPHKVTGWSANMQSLVVQALAMRQLGRLNPRHLLAAGYGLRQAEWCPRTIHTRQLWGCSAFPALGCHSRPALRGRDTFRGWSVNPLRFKSNKKKSEAKTVKEDEEEEDEEEDKKDPEDSDYEEEEVEENLPKDYKDIEKHVQSFRYDVIMKAGLDMARNKIEVSFYDNKLRLNGQKLIKKSKTVKVGDTLDLVLSENGETNTVTLMRVCLRRVLEEMSHTEKYKVAIRRWKCLELPKEEAFKP; from the exons ATGTCAAGCTCCACCAAGCAGAGACAACCTCCGCATAAAG TGACCGGGTGGAGTGCTAACATGCAGAGTTTGGTGGTGCAGGCACTCGCCATGAGGCAGCTAGGAAGGCTGAACCCTCGCCACCTGCTGGCTGCTGGCTATGGACTGAGGCAGGCTGAATGGTGTCCGAGGACCATCCACACACGGCAGCTGTGGGGCTGCTCGGCCTTCCCCGCACTCGGCTGTCACAGCAGGCCTGCTCTCCGGGGCCGAGACACCTTCAGGGGATGGTCCGTCAATCCTCTAAGGTTTAAAAGCAACAAGAAGAAAAGTGAGGCTAAGACAGTGAaagaggacgaggaggaggaagatgaggaggaagatAAAAAAGACCCAGAGGACAGTGATTACGAagaagaggaggtggaggagaatCTACCAAAGGACTATaaagacattgagaaacacgtGCAGTCCTTTCGCTATGACGTGATCATGAAAGCCGGCCTGGACATGGCACGCAA TAAAATTGAGGTGTCCTTCTATGACAACAAACTCAGGCTAAATGGACAAAAACTCATCAAGAAAAGTAAAACG GTTAAAGTTGGGGACACATTGGACCTGGTACTGTCGGAGAACGGAGAAACAAACACTGTCACTCTGATGAGAGTCTGCCTTCGGAGGGTTTTGGAAGAAATGAGCCACACAGAAAAGTACAAAGTTGCCATACGACGATGGAAATGTTTAGAGCTTCCCAAAGAGGAGGCCTTCAAGCCATGA
- the mtres1 gene encoding mitochondrial transcription rescue factor 1 isoform X2: MQSLVVQALAMRQLGRLNPRHLLAAGYGLRQAEWCPRTIHTRQLWGCSAFPALGCHSRPALRGRDTFRGWSVNPLRFKSNKKKSEAKTVKEDEEEEDEEEDKKDPEDSDYEEEEVEENLPKDYKDIEKHVQSFRYDVIMKAGLDMARNKIEVSFYDNKLRLNGQKLIKKSKTVKVGDTLDLVLSENGETNTVTLMRVCLRRVLEEMSHTEKYKVAIRRWKCLELPKEEAFKP; this comes from the exons ATGCAGAGTTTGGTGGTGCAGGCACTCGCCATGAGGCAGCTAGGAAGGCTGAACCCTCGCCACCTGCTGGCTGCTGGCTATGGACTGAGGCAGGCTGAATGGTGTCCGAGGACCATCCACACACGGCAGCTGTGGGGCTGCTCGGCCTTCCCCGCACTCGGCTGTCACAGCAGGCCTGCTCTCCGGGGCCGAGACACCTTCAGGGGATGGTCCGTCAATCCTCTAAGGTTTAAAAGCAACAAGAAGAAAAGTGAGGCTAAGACAGTGAaagaggacgaggaggaggaagatgaggaggaagatAAAAAAGACCCAGAGGACAGTGATTACGAagaagaggaggtggaggagaatCTACCAAAGGACTATaaagacattgagaaacacgtGCAGTCCTTTCGCTATGACGTGATCATGAAAGCCGGCCTGGACATGGCACGCAA TAAAATTGAGGTGTCCTTCTATGACAACAAACTCAGGCTAAATGGACAAAAACTCATCAAGAAAAGTAAAACG GTTAAAGTTGGGGACACATTGGACCTGGTACTGTCGGAGAACGGAGAAACAAACACTGTCACTCTGATGAGAGTCTGCCTTCGGAGGGTTTTGGAAGAAATGAGCCACACAGAAAAGTACAAAGTTGCCATACGACGATGGAAATGTTTAGAGCTTCCCAAAGAGGAGGCCTTCAAGCCATGA
- the bend3 gene encoding BEN domain-containing protein 3: MNSSGHGDVSDEEMLEKEQKHDQDVKEESDDLAICASPEGLRGGPPGATEAAKRPSAETGPHTNQPTSSKRARVSSEMRRYLLDDSSSRHEPLCLTGERGGYIQQKPRVSYRKPLFSISHRISEKRTTPSLEQQASILSSKLRSSEENGPLDSLPTIDALGQPPSTDSSLYPLIEKMFLILNTLNSSMTQLHSKVDVLTLEVMRIKKQIKPTEMVTEFQPPPEYLLTSDELNQLMEQTSSAGELGCRLLVHLFPELFKARECSHECMASKRTLESLHLQLIRNYVEVCYPSNKNNSVWQEECLLQINDLFNRFWAQRDMESARLLRKQTITAAGIKPERPQTYRFINEQGREEHISLDNQQSSEGVTDLAFNIQATEELDEFSSPEDFVIFLMHRLFPEVFEEGKMPEGSSSFSSAGQLILDSDKMEIIRKYMEANFPDVPEDSWLQVCIQHMEDALEGPHSIGDGSEPDNNNDEGYDLASLPEDVSIIRVSEAGDGERPCRKAKKSLLSPVDFDNLEIPLPDFTVHQEHLLSREQLKNNYECSLSIGNFASRLLVLMFPELFTHENTRKQYNCSGSLGKKQLDPVRVNLIRHYVQLVYCRAKNDRVWMLEFVGKLDERCRRRDTEQRRSYLQQRKVYDQDSDQDFLCQLNQLNQESMREDSDVPSLPPEKSSKDFCKIPLDELTVSKPDFPVPSVYLLSDTEVREVVQQSLSVGNFAARLLVRLFPELFTQENLRLQYNHSGACNKKQLDPVRLRLIRHYVEAVYPVDKMEEVWHYECVPSIDERCRRPNRKKCDILKKAKRSSTVS, encoded by the exons ATGAATTCCTCTGGGCATGGAGACGTTTCAGATGAAGAGATGCTTGAGAAAG AACAAAAGCATGACCAGGATGTTAAGGAGGAATCAGACGACTTGGCTATTTGTGCGTCCCCTGAAGGGCTTAGAGGAGGACCTCCTGGAGCCACTGAGGCTGCTAAACGTCCCTCTGCAGAGACGGGCCCTCACACAAACCAGCCCACCAGCAGCAAGAGAGCCAGGGTCTCTAGCGAG ATGAGGCGGTACTTGCTGGatgacagcagcagcagacatGAGCCTCTTTGCCTCACTGGCGAGAGGGGGGGTTACATCCAGCAGAAACCCAGAGTGTCCTACAGAAAGCCTCTCTTCAGCATCTCCCACAGGATCTCAGAGAAGAGGACCACACCAAGTCTGGAGCAGCAGGCCAGCATCCTCTCGTCAAAGCTCAGAAGTTCGGAGGAAAATGGCCCATTGGATTCTCTGCCCACCATAGACGCTTTAGGGCAACCTCCGTCTACGGACTCCAGTCTTTATCCTCTCATTGAGAAAATGTTTCTCATTCTCAATACCCTCAATTCAAGCATGACACAACTGCATAGCAAAGTGGACGTGTTGACGCTTGAGGTGATGCGAATAAAGAAGCAGATCAAGCCAACTGAGATGGTGACTGAGTTCCAGCCTCCTCCTGAATACCTGCTAACAAGTGATGAACTGAACCAGCTGATGGAGCAGACCTCCAGCGCCGGGGAGCTCGGGTGTCGGCTGCTGGTGCATCTCTTCCCTGAGCTGTTCAAAGCCAGGGAGTGCTCTCACGAGTGCATGGCCAGCAAGAGAACACTTGAGTCTCTACATCTGCAGCTGATCCGCAACTATGTTGAGGTGTGCTACCCTTCGAACAAGAACAACAGCGTCTGGCAGGAAGAATGCCTCCTACAGATTAATGACTTGTTCAACCGCTTCTGGGCACAGAGGGACATGGAGAGTGCTCGGCTGCTCCGGAAGCAGACAATCACGGCCGCCGGGATAAAGCCTGAGCGCCCTCAAACCTATCGTTTCATCAATGAGCAGGGCCGGGAGGAGCACATTTCTTTAGATAACCAGCAAAGCAGCGAGGGTGTGACAGACCTTGCTTTCAATATCCAAGCCACGGAGGAGCTGGACGAGTTCTCCTCACCTGAGGACTTTGTTATTTTCCTTATGCACCGTCTCTTCCCTGAGGTTTTCGAAGAGGGGAAAATGCCAGAAGGCTCCAGCAGTTTCAGTAGTGCGGGGCAGCTAATTCTGGACTCTGACAAGAtggaaataataagaaagtacATGGAAGCTAATTTCCCAGATGTGCCTGAGGACAGCTGGCTTCAGGTGTGCATTCAGCACATGGAGGATGCACTGGAGGGTCCTCACAGTATTGGGGATGGGAGCGAACCTGACAATAACAATGATGAGGGCTATGACCTGGCCAGTCTTCCAGAAGATGTGTCTATAATTCGGGTTTCAGAGGCGGGTGATGGTGAAAGGCCTTGCCGCAAAGCCAAAAAGTCGCTGCTTTCACCTGTGGATTTTGACAATCTGGAGATTCCTCTTCCTGACTTTACCGTCCACCAGGAACACCTCCTGTCCAGGGAGCAGCTGAAAAACAACTATGAATGTAGCCTGTCCATCGGGAACTTTGCCTCTCGGCTGCTGGTGCTCATGTTCCCCGAGCTCTTCACCCACGAGAACACCAGGAAGCAGTACAACTGCAGCGGTTCTCTTGGTAAAAAACAGCTGGACCCTGTTCGTGTGAACTTGATCCGTCATTATGTGCAGTTAGTCTACTGTCGGGCCAAGAACGACAGAGTGTGGATGTTGGAATTTGTGGGCAAGCTCGATGAGAGGTGCAGGAGACGCGACACGGAGCAGAGAAGGTCCTACCTGCAGCAACGCAAAGTCTACGATCAAGACTCGGATCAGGACTTTCTTTGCCAGCTGAACCAGCTCAATCAAGAAAGCATGAGGGAGGATTCAGACGTTCCTTCTTTACCTCCTGAGAAAAGTAGCAAAGACTTTTGTAAAATACCCCTGGACGAACTGACTGTATCCAAACCCGACTTTCCTGTACCTTCTGTCTACCTGCTCTCGGACACTGAGGTACGGGAAGTCGTCCAGCAGAGCCTCTCTGTTGGGAACTTCGCTGCCCGCCTTTTGGTGCGCCTCTTCCCTGAGCTCTTCACTCAGGAGAACCTCCGGCTGCAGTACAACCATTCAGGGGCCTGCAACAAGAAGCAGCTGGACCCCGTGCGCCTCCGACTGATCCGTCACTACGTGGAGGCAGTGTATCCTGTGGATAAGATGGAGGAGGTGTGGCACTATGAATGTGTGCCAAGCATCGACGAACGCTGCCGGCGCCCCAATCGCAAGAAGTGTGACATTCTTAAGAAGGCCAAGAGGTCAAGCACTGTGTCCTAG